The DNA segment CTGCTCCATCCAGTCAGTTGTAGCGCCACCTTCATGAGTTTCCCCAATTTTGTGATTCTTTCCTGAATAAAACAATATTCTTTCTGTCGTGGTCGTTTTCCCTGCGTCAATATGCGCAGCGATACCAATGTTTCTTGTTAATTTAAGATCTCTTGCCATTTCAGATTAGAATTTAAAGTGTGAAAATGCTTTGTTCGCTTCAGCCATTCTGTGAGTGTCTGTTTTCTTTTTGTACGCAGCACCTTCTTCTTTAGCAGCAGCAATAACTTCAGTAGCTAATTTCTGAGCCATTGATTTATCATTTCTTGCTTTAGAATATTTAATTAACCATTTCATCGCCATAGAAATTTTTCTATCAGCTCTAATTGGCATTGGGATCTGGAAGTTAGCACCACCAATTCTTCTTGAACGTACTTCTACGTGAGGCATAACG comes from the Chryseobacterium sp. SNU WT5 genome and includes:
- the rpsG gene encoding 30S ribosomal protein S7: MRKTKAKKRALLPDPKFDDQLVTRFVNNLMYDGKKSIAFKIFYDALEIVENKKGETEKTALEIWKDALTNVMPHVEVRSRRIGGANFQIPMPIRADRKISMAMKWLIKYSKARNDKSMAQKLATEVIAAAKEEGAAYKKKTDTHRMAEANKAFSHFKF